CGGGCGCTGGGGCCGGCCCGGCGCCGGCTGCACGCCCTGCGCGGCTGAACCACCCGCGGGCCGCTCCGGGCGGGTGGCAGATGCATGCGTCCGTAGAGGTTTGGCGAACACTCTTGCGGCCACACGGAGGGGGAGGTGGCCATGTCGAACACAAAAAACACGCAAGAGTCACAGAGTTCACAGAAGTCCCAGGACTCTCAGAATACGCACACTTCGGACCACAAGCAGGCGGCCGGCAACCGGCCGAGCCCGATGGAGGTGCTGCGCCAGGCGCGCGGGCAGCTCGCGGAGCTCACCGGCATGGAGGCCGAATCCGTGTCGTCCTTCGAGCAGACGGACGAGGGCTGGTCGCTCGAGGTCGAGGTACTCGAACTCGAGCGCGTGCCCGACACGATGAGCCTGATGGCGAGCTACCAGGTGGAGCTGGACCCCCAGGGTCAGCTCACCGGCTACCGGCGCGTCCGCCGCTACGAACGCGGTCGATCCGACGCGCGCAGGCCCGGCGGCCGCTAGGCCGCCCCACCGGAACCACACCCACACACGAGGAGGAACAGCCGGCATGACTGTCGTACCGGCACAGCAGAC
This genomic stretch from Streptomyces sp. Go-475 harbors:
- a CDS encoding gas vesicle protein; translation: MSNTKNTQESQSSQKSQDSQNTHTSDHKQAAGNRPSPMEVLRQARGQLAELTGMEAESVSSFEQTDEGWSLEVEVLELERVPDTMSLMASYQVELDPQGQLTGYRRVRRYERGRSDARRPGGR